A window of the Iodobacter fluviatilis genome harbors these coding sequences:
- the rstA gene encoding two-component system response regulator RstA, giving the protein MNHRILFVEDDAELAELVGSYLRSFEFNIEVLPDGSGLIEAVRNNPPSLVLLDIMLPGKDGLTLCRELREFWTGPVILLTSLNSDMNQILGFEIGATDYVVKTTPPSVLLARIRAHLRKTAGGTPIVSSAAPAPDRSTLNFGQLLVDLRNRTASYRGEALGLSTGDFDLLWALASQAGDILSRDHLLKVLRGIEYDGMDRSIDVAISRLRKKLDDDPNEPRKIKTIRHKGYLFATDIWWQE; this is encoded by the coding sequence ATGAATCACCGCATTCTTTTTGTTGAAGATGATGCTGAACTGGCGGAACTGGTTGGTAGTTATTTACGCTCGTTTGAATTTAATATTGAAGTCCTGCCCGATGGCAGTGGCTTGATCGAAGCGGTACGCAATAACCCGCCTTCACTCGTTTTGCTTGATATTATGCTGCCCGGCAAAGACGGGCTTACCCTATGCCGGGAATTACGCGAATTCTGGACAGGGCCAGTCATTTTGCTCACCTCGCTAAATAGCGATATGAACCAGATTCTGGGCTTTGAAATTGGCGCAACTGATTATGTGGTTAAAACCACCCCCCCTTCGGTATTGCTTGCCCGAATTCGTGCTCACCTGCGTAAAACTGCAGGCGGCACGCCTATCGTATCGAGTGCGGCACCTGCACCTGACCGCTCCACGCTAAATTTTGGCCAGCTTTTAGTTGATCTGCGTAACCGCACCGCCAGCTACCGCGGCGAAGCGCTGGGCTTATCGACAGGTGATTTTGACTTGCTCTGGGCTTTAGCCAGCCAGGCAGGTGATATTTTGTCGCGCGATCACTTATTAAAAGTATTACGCGGGATTGAATACGATGGCATGGACAGAAGTATCGATGTTGCCATTTCCCGTTTGCGTAAAAAACTGGACGACGATCCTAACGAGCCGCGCAAAATCAAAACCATCCGTCATAAAGGCTATTTATTTG
- a CDS encoding YfhL family 4Fe-4S dicluster ferredoxin produces the protein MALIITDECINCDVCEPECPNSAISQGDEIYVIDPNLCTECVGHYDEPQCQQVCPVDCIPLDPEHQETKEELHKKYLIISA, from the coding sequence ATGGCCCTAATCATTACCGATGAATGTATTAATTGCGACGTTTGTGAGCCAGAGTGCCCCAACAGCGCCATCAGCCAAGGCGATGAAATTTATGTCATCGATCCTAATCTGTGCACTGAATGCGTGGGTCACTATGACGAACCACAATGCCAGCAAGTATGCCCTGTAGACTGTATCCCGCTGGATCCTGAGCATCAGGAAACCAAAGAAGAATTACATAAAAAATATCTGATTATCAGCGCCTAA
- a CDS encoding YidB family protein has product MGLIDQLAGQFLGGKELPEGFAQSLSGLLEQQGGISGLLEKFQSGGLSELVQSWVGTGENLAVSSEQIQSVLGSDAVASVAEKLGIDPSEAAGKISEYLPQLVDKLTPNGEVPEGNNVLAAGLDLLKGKLFG; this is encoded by the coding sequence ATGGGACTTATCGATCAGTTGGCCGGACAGTTTTTGGGTGGAAAAGAATTACCGGAAGGCTTTGCACAATCGTTGTCAGGCCTTTTGGAGCAGCAGGGTGGTATTTCTGGTTTGTTAGAGAAGTTTCAGAGTGGTGGTTTATCTGAGTTAGTGCAGTCATGGGTGGGCACGGGTGAAAACTTAGCTGTGAGCAGCGAGCAAATTCAATCTGTGCTGGGCAGTGACGCAGTGGCGTCTGTTGCAGAAAAGCTGGGGATTGATCCGTCTGAAGCGGCGGGGAAAATTTCTGAATATCTGCCTCAGCTGGTAGATAAGCTTACACCGAATGGTGAAGTACCCGAAGGCAATAATGTTCTGGCCGCTGGCCTTGATCTGCTGAAGGGCAAGTTATTTGGTTAA
- a CDS encoding NAD(P)/FAD-dependent oxidoreductase, whose amino-acid sequence MTTQHTQVAIIGAGFTGLAAAYELSKAGVSVLVLEAEADIGGLAAAFDIGDQSEKLDRFYHHWFTNDLEVMQLIKELNLCDKVKTNPSNTGMYFANQFFKLSTPWDLLKFKPLAFPDRIRLGLLALKARKVENWQELEHKTAAEWLRELGGENVYKIVWEPLLRGKFGAVADEISAVWFWNKLKLRGSSRGKGGEERLAYFKGGFVALVEALAAKIKQLGGKIQTLSPVISVAPDNGGWLIKTAHGDIQADRVISTPALPLLANMIESWASPEYLAKLGRINYLANVCLVLELDHSLSDTYWLNVNDPSFPFVGVIEHTNFQSTKNYNGKHIVYLSKYLPHTDALYLMSDDELLAFALPHLKRMFPEFKEAWIKNHHVWHARWAQPVVEKHYSQLIPACESPKRGLFLASMAQIYPEDRGTNYAIREGRRMGRHLSDLIQP is encoded by the coding sequence ATGACAACCCAGCACACCCAAGTTGCCATCATCGGCGCAGGTTTTACCGGGCTCGCTGCCGCTTATGAGCTCAGCAAAGCAGGCGTGAGCGTGCTTGTTCTGGAAGCAGAAGCAGATATTGGCGGCCTAGCGGCCGCATTTGATATTGGTGATCAATCAGAAAAACTGGATCGTTTTTACCATCACTGGTTCACCAATGATCTGGAAGTCATGCAGCTCATTAAAGAGCTAAATCTTTGCGATAAAGTCAAAACAAATCCCAGCAATACCGGCATGTATTTTGCCAATCAATTTTTCAAGCTGTCCACCCCATGGGATTTACTTAAATTTAAACCTCTCGCTTTTCCTGACCGGATTCGCCTTGGCTTACTCGCCTTAAAAGCACGCAAGGTAGAAAACTGGCAGGAGCTTGAGCACAAAACGGCAGCAGAATGGCTGCGGGAATTAGGCGGGGAAAACGTTTATAAAATCGTTTGGGAGCCATTATTGCGCGGTAAATTTGGTGCTGTCGCCGATGAGATTTCAGCGGTCTGGTTCTGGAATAAGCTCAAACTGCGCGGCAGCAGCCGGGGTAAAGGCGGCGAAGAGCGGCTTGCCTACTTTAAGGGCGGCTTTGTTGCTCTGGTTGAAGCACTGGCCGCAAAAATCAAACAACTTGGCGGCAAAATTCAAACCCTCAGCCCGGTTATTTCAGTTGCACCGGACAACGGTGGCTGGCTGATTAAAACCGCCCATGGCGATATTCAGGCAGACAGAGTGATCTCCACCCCGGCCTTGCCACTGCTCGCCAATATGATTGAAAGCTGGGCCAGCCCGGAGTATTTGGCCAAACTAGGCCGTATCAATTATCTGGCCAATGTTTGTCTTGTACTCGAGCTGGATCACTCCCTATCAGATACCTACTGGCTGAATGTAAACGACCCAAGCTTCCCCTTTGTAGGCGTGATTGAGCACACTAATTTCCAGAGCACTAAAAATTACAACGGCAAGCATATTGTGTATTTATCTAAATACCTACCGCATACCGACGCACTTTATTTAATGAGCGATGATGAGCTGCTCGCCTTTGCACTGCCGCACTTAAAACGCATGTTCCCTGAATTTAAGGAAGCATGGATAAAAAACCACCATGTCTGGCATGCGCGCTGGGCACAGCCCGTGGTTGAAAAACACTACAGCCAGCTTATTCCCGCTTGCGAAAGCCCGAAACGCGGGCTGTTTTTAGCCTCGATGGCACAAATCTATCCAGAAGACCGGGGCACCAATTACGCGATTCGCGAAGGCCGCAGAATGGGCAGACATTTAAGCGATTTAATTCAGCCTTAA
- a CDS encoding lysylphosphatidylglycerol synthase transmembrane domain-containing protein, with translation MKRHIRTIIGLIVAIVLIGLIFQKTDGIQLIAAMKSSNPLWLLAGLIVFSLGLAGRAARWSSMLRANSPKATPRACLQPFLSSLALNNILPFRAGDLARTFAFNKELGTGPGQVLASIFVERLLDLASLLLFLALGLWAFDIHSLPTFGKIGAGGAALIALLIFVLLAFPRFLQILIDACLRLIHKLAPSSGNHLADEAADAIKLLAALGGKRILPLIAVSLIVWGLEGLTLWCVAQSVPGIINSAGAWFALPLATLATLIPSTPGYVGTFDYFAILAMKLTNNDGLSAAAFALIAHLLIWLPPTLAGGIWLLISRKKP, from the coding sequence ATGAAACGCCATATCCGCACCATTATTGGACTTATCGTTGCCATTGTTTTAATTGGGCTTATTTTTCAGAAAACCGACGGCATTCAGCTGATTGCGGCCATGAAAAGCAGCAACCCGCTCTGGCTGCTGGCAGGCTTAATCGTGTTTTCGCTCGGGCTGGCTGGCCGTGCAGCCCGCTGGAGCAGCATGTTGCGGGCCAACAGCCCCAAAGCCACACCACGCGCCTGCCTGCAGCCCTTCTTAAGCAGCCTAGCACTTAATAATATTTTACCTTTTCGTGCCGGAGATCTAGCGCGTACTTTTGCATTTAACAAGGAGCTGGGCACAGGCCCAGGCCAGGTACTCGCATCTATCTTTGTAGAAAGACTGCTCGATTTAGCCAGCCTACTGCTGTTTCTGGCGCTTGGCTTATGGGCTTTTGATATACACAGCCTGCCCACCTTTGGAAAAATTGGAGCGGGAGGGGCTGCGCTTATCGCCCTGCTCATTTTTGTATTACTGGCCTTTCCACGCTTCTTACAGATTCTTATTGATGCCTGCCTGCGCCTCATTCATAAACTGGCACCCAGTAGTGGCAATCATCTGGCCGATGAAGCAGCAGACGCCATCAAACTGCTGGCTGCCCTTGGTGGGAAACGCATTTTGCCGCTGATCGCCGTCAGCCTGATTGTATGGGGCTTAGAAGGGCTGACTTTGTGGTGCGTAGCCCAAAGTGTGCCAGGGATCATCAATAGTGCAGGCGCATGGTTTGCCCTGCCACTGGCTACACTGGCCACATTAATCCCCAGCACCCCCGGCTATGTGGGCACTTTTGATTACTTTGCCATTCTTGCAATGAAACTCACAAACAATGACGGCCTATCTGCCGCCGCCTTTGCCCTTATCGCCCACTTACTGATCTGGCTCCCTCCTACCTTGGCAGGCGGGATTTGGCTCTTAATTTCGCGGAAGAAACCATGA